Proteins encoded within one genomic window of Pongo pygmaeus isolate AG05252 chromosome 18, NHGRI_mPonPyg2-v2.0_pri, whole genome shotgun sequence:
- the CKLF gene encoding chemokine-like factor isoform X1: MDNVQPKIKHRPFCFSVKGHVKMLRLALTVTSMTFFIIAQAPEPYIVITGFEVTVILFFILLYILRLDRLMKWLFWPLLDIINSLVTTVFMLIVSVLALIPETTTLTVGGGVFALVTAVCCLADGALIYRKLLFNPSGPYQKKPVHEKKEVL, translated from the exons ATGGATAACGTGCAGCCGAAAATAAAACATCGCCCCTTCTGCTTCAGTGTGAAAGGCCACGTGAAGATGCTGCGGCTG GCACTAACTGTGACATCTATGACCTTTTTTATCATCGCACAAGCCCCTGAACCATATATTGTTATCACTGGATTTGAAGTCACCGTTATCttatttttcatacttttataTATACTCAGACTTGATCGATTAATGAAGTGGTTATTTTGGCCTTTGCTT GATATTATCAACTCACTGGTAACAACAGTATTCATGCTCATCGTATCTGTGTTGGCACTGATACCAGAAACCACAACATTGACAGTTGGTGGAGGG GTGTTTGCACTTGTGACAGCAGTATGCTGTCTTGCCGACGGGGCCCTTATTTACCGGAAGCTTCTGTTCAATCCCAGCGGTCCTTACCAGAAAAAGCCTGTGcatgaaaaaaaagaagttttgtaa
- the CKLF gene encoding chemokine-like factor isoform X2 has protein sequence MDNVQPKIKHRPFCFSVKGHVKMLRLDIINSLVTTVFMLIVSVLALIPETTTLTVGGGVFALVTAVCCLADGALIYRKLLFNPSGPYQKKPVHEKKEVL, from the exons ATGGATAACGTGCAGCCGAAAATAAAACATCGCCCCTTCTGCTTCAGTGTGAAAGGCCACGTGAAGATGCTGCGGCTG GATATTATCAACTCACTGGTAACAACAGTATTCATGCTCATCGTATCTGTGTTGGCACTGATACCAGAAACCACAACATTGACAGTTGGTGGAGGG GTGTTTGCACTTGTGACAGCAGTATGCTGTCTTGCCGACGGGGCCCTTATTTACCGGAAGCTTCTGTTCAATCCCAGCGGTCCTTACCAGAAAAAGCCTGTGcatgaaaaaaaagaagttttgtaa